In a genomic window of Kwoniella mangroviensis CBS 8507 chromosome 2, whole genome shotgun sequence:
- a CDS encoding tyrosine-tRNA ligase — protein sequence MVAASPFLLPITRPCPRRLTRFFRRHYQSQAKTVIQELDQRGFIAALTSPKLHQHVQSPTTIYAGVDPSASSLHVGNLLPLLGLLHFQAKGHQSICLIGGATGSIGDPSGRSTERKALSAQELAVNVRGITNQVHRFFATGSAYLQKRGVDIKGKGKEVQEDMGIKLVDNYEWTKDVSLLDFLRGPGKLSRVGVMLSRDSVKNRLTSDSGISYTEFTYQLLQAYDFSHLWKEYGCKIQMGGSDQWGNIVSGIDLIKRSQSQIQVQQQQHNEDSFSSEASDTGLVGEEEEVEAYGLTIPLLTTSTGEKFGKSAGNAVWLDERRTSPAEFYQFFLRTTDEDVAKYLKLFTFLPIEEIDSMMAEHEKSKSARKPQKLLASEVTELVHGADGLSKALLATEILYPSTKPTISSGMSSIYKTLKSSDVLAAFEGDSRFHKIPFSEIKDKPISKLCVIYGLCKSRGEASKAISSGSLTFNDRRINDPRDEIRRSQLIDGKIAIVKIGNKRQLIFYLE from the exons ATGGTCGCCGCTtccccttttcttcttcctataACGCGTCCCTGTCCTCGTAGGCTCACTCGATTTTTTCGTCGGCACTATCAATCTCAAGCTAAGACAGTTATACAGGAACTAGATCAGAGGGGTTTCATAGCCGCTTTGACAAG TCCCAAATTGCATCAGCATGTCCAGTCTCCCACTACTATCTACGCAGGTGTAGATCCTTCGGCATCTTCTTTACACGTTGGAAACCTCCTACCGCTATTGGGTTTATTACATTTCCAAGCTAAAGGACATCAATCAATATGTCTT ATAGGAGGAGCCACAGGATCGATAGGTGATCCCTCGGGACGATCAACCGAACGAAAAGCCCTCTCCGCCCAGGAACTAGCAGTGAACGTCAGAGGTATAACAAACCAAGTGCACCGATTCTTCGCGACTGGTTCGGCATACTTGCAGAAGCGTGGAGTAGATataaaagggaaaggaaaagaagttcAGGAGGATATGGGTATAAAACTCGTGGACAATTACGAGTGGACTAAAGACGTTTCATTATTGGATTTCTTGAGGGGTCCAGGTAAATTATCGAGAGTGGGCGTGATGCTCTCGAGGGATAG TGTAAAGAATCGTCTGACCTCCGACTCTGGAATTTCCTACACCGAATTCACCTACCAATTACTACAAGCCTATGATTTCTCTCATCTATGGAAAGAGTACGGATGTAAGATCCAAATGGGTGGATCGGACCAATGGGGAAATATTGTCTCGGGGATTGACCTAATCAAGAGATCTCAATCGCAGATACAGgtacagcagcagcagcataACGAAGATTCATTTTCGAGCGAAGCGAGTGACACAGGACTGgtgggagaggaagaggaagtggaggCGTATGGATTGACGATACCGCTTTTGACTACCAGTACAGGAGAGAAATTTGGGAAATCCGCTGGGAACGCTGTGTGGTTGGATGAGAGGAGGACTAGTCCGGCGGAATTTTATCAG TTCTTCCTTCGTAcgacggatgaagatgttgcGAAGTACTTGAAGTTGTTCACTTTCTTACCTATCGAAGAAATCGACAGTATGATGGCCGAgcatgag aaatcaaaatcagcaagGAAACCTCAAAAGTTGTTAGCATCAGAAGTGACCGAGCTAGTCCATGGTG CCGACGGTCTTTCCAAAGCCTTACTAGCTACCGAGATCCTCTACCCCTCCACCAAACCCACCATCTCCTCAGGCATGTCCTCAATATACAAAACCCTCAAATCGTCCGACGTCCTAGCTGCTTTCGAAGGTGATTCTCGATTTCATAAAATCCCTTTCTCCGAGATCAAGGATAAACCGATATCCAAGCTCTGTGTGATATATGGATTATGTAAATCCCGTGGggaagcttccaaagctaTATCATCAGGGAGTTTGACGTTTAACGATAGGAGGATTAATGATCCGAGGGATGAAATTAGGAGAAGCCAATTGATCGATGGGAAGATTGCGATTGTCAAAATAGGGAATAAAAGACAATTGATCTTTTATCTAGAATAA